A region from the Flavobacteriales bacterium genome encodes:
- a CDS encoding DUF5103 domain-containing protein, whose translation MMPLKTAATLLGLPVLCLLSCSGTAPVVDAMPDYYEPQADIRYEDRTYVETVKTVLLFKKGFEMSVPAFELGSGESLELHFDDLSPNPENLWWTIIHCDPHWKPSDLSQGQYIEGSFSDFIPPPVQSYNTRQPYLHYAVEVPSFMTKPRISGNYILKVFRQGDEEDVVLTRRFYVFENKVQVDAKVMASRDVDRRNTSQQVDLVIRHPQLQVPDPFGDLTVTVLQNMRWDDARTGARPRFVRGSELVYDFPNETLFDGGNEWRPLNAKSWRFNAPGIGRIVLDKELIEVYMVPDLKRNIRVYLDQPDLNGRYLVKTDDGYDNMLEADYMNVIWQLPMDAALYGDVYVYGAFTDFQCKKEFRMTWDTENKRYVLGALVKQGFMDYQYAFMAPNSELPDLTTIEGTHFATENDYCVLVYFNDWNVRAQRLVSMRFLNSRQQQ comes from the coding sequence ATGATGCCTTTGAAGACCGCGGCAACACTATTGGGCCTACCTGTCCTGTGCCTTCTCTCATGCAGCGGCACCGCCCCCGTGGTGGATGCCATGCCCGACTACTACGAGCCGCAGGCCGATATCCGGTATGAGGACCGCACATACGTGGAAACGGTGAAGACCGTTCTGCTCTTCAAAAAAGGCTTCGAGATGAGCGTGCCGGCCTTCGAACTGGGCAGCGGGGAATCGCTTGAACTGCACTTCGATGACCTCTCCCCTAATCCTGAGAACTTGTGGTGGACCATCATCCACTGCGACCCGCACTGGAAGCCGAGCGACCTCAGCCAGGGGCAGTACATCGAAGGTTCGTTCAGCGACTTCATTCCGCCGCCCGTGCAGAGCTACAACACCCGGCAACCGTACCTGCACTACGCCGTGGAAGTCCCGAGCTTCATGACCAAGCCGCGCATCAGCGGCAACTACATCCTGAAGGTTTTCCGCCAAGGTGACGAAGAGGACGTAGTGCTGACGCGGCGCTTCTACGTCTTCGAGAACAAGGTTCAGGTGGACGCCAAAGTGATGGCGAGCCGCGATGTGGACCGCCGGAACACCTCGCAACAAGTGGATCTCGTCATCCGGCATCCGCAATTGCAAGTGCCCGACCCGTTCGGCGATCTAACGGTGACCGTGCTGCAGAACATGCGTTGGGACGATGCGCGCACCGGAGCCCGCCCCCGCTTCGTCCGTGGCAGCGAACTGGTGTACGACTTCCCCAACGAAACCCTCTTCGATGGCGGCAACGAATGGCGGCCGCTGAACGCGAAGAGTTGGCGGTTCAATGCACCGGGCATCGGCAGGATCGTGTTGGACAAGGAACTCATCGAGGTGTACATGGTGCCCGACCTCAAGCGCAACATCCGCGTGTACCTGGACCAGCCGGACCTCAACGGGCGCTATCTGGTGAAGACCGACGACGGCTACGACAATATGCTGGAGGCGGACTACATGAACGTGATCTGGCAACTGCCGATGGATGCGGCGCTCTACGGTGACGTTTACGTGTACGGTGCCTTCACCGACTTCCAGTGCAAGAAGGAATTCCGCATGACGTGGGATACCGAGAACAAACGCTATGTGCTCGGTGCGCTGGTGAAACAGGGCTTCATGGACTACCAGTACGCTTTCATGGCGCCCAACAGCGAACTACCCGACCTCACCACCATCGAGGGGACGCACTTTGCCACGGAGAACGACTACTGCGTGCTCGTGTACTTCAACGACTGGAACGTGCGTGCACAGCGGCTGGTGTCGATGCGCTTCCTCAACAGCAGGCAACAGCAGTAG
- a CDS encoding T9SS type A sorting domain-containing protein — MKKLYSTSVLLSFPIVLTAQNDCGSGRYITPTFFDAVTTTSGIAFGSNVPVSGGGMQTLYMDIYEPEGDTVSTRPCVLVAFGGSFIGGSRADVAPLCIAFAQLGYVAVAHDYRVGFFLPNAATTTQAVMRCSHDMLACVRYLHKSVIDDNNPYRIDPARIIVGGVSAGAIGALHVAYLDQSSELPPVLYPDTATLGGISGNSGSPGYPENVLACWSMSGALGDTSWIQPGDEPLVSVHESGDEVVPCFTEMVEVIGFPTGLYASGGHDVHLRMENMGVENCYLQYPGNGHVGYLNSDPEFSFAHVTDFLAEQVCNGNGNCGTIYAGVEETVEPELVAYPNPTEGPLNITVHERANVEVMDATGRVVMTVQPTVGLNVLDLSGLRNGLYTLRTGKAVVRVLKLAR, encoded by the coding sequence ATGAAGAAGTTGTACTCCACCTCAGTGCTCCTGTCGTTTCCCATTGTGCTTACTGCCCAGAACGACTGCGGTTCGGGCCGATACATCACCCCGACGTTCTTCGATGCGGTGACGACCACATCGGGCATCGCCTTCGGCAGCAACGTTCCCGTGAGCGGGGGAGGCATGCAGACCTTGTACATGGACATTTATGAGCCCGAAGGCGACACCGTTTCCACCCGCCCCTGCGTGCTCGTAGCGTTCGGCGGATCGTTCATCGGTGGCTCGCGCGCCGACGTTGCACCGCTGTGCATCGCCTTTGCCCAGCTCGGCTATGTGGCCGTTGCACACGACTACCGCGTGGGCTTTTTCCTGCCCAACGCCGCTACCACCACGCAGGCGGTGATGCGTTGCTCGCACGATATGCTCGCCTGCGTCCGCTACCTGCACAAGAGCGTCATCGACGACAACAACCCTTACCGCATTGACCCGGCGCGGATCATCGTGGGTGGGGTCAGTGCTGGAGCCATTGGAGCGCTCCATGTGGCCTATCTGGATCAAAGCAGCGAGCTACCCCCGGTGCTTTATCCTGATACGGCCACGCTCGGGGGCATCAGCGGCAACAGCGGCTCACCGGGCTATCCGGAGAACGTGCTGGCCTGTTGGAGCATGAGCGGTGCGCTCGGCGATACGTCGTGGATCCAACCCGGTGACGAGCCCCTGGTGAGCGTGCACGAATCGGGTGATGAAGTGGTGCCGTGTTTCACCGAGATGGTGGAGGTGATCGGCTTTCCCACGGGATTGTATGCAAGCGGTGGCCACGACGTGCACCTTCGCATGGAGAACATGGGGGTGGAGAACTGTTATCTGCAATATCCCGGCAATGGGCATGTGGGTTACTTGAATTCTGATCCCGAGTTCTCGTTCGCGCACGTTACCGATTTCCTCGCCGAGCAGGTCTGCAACGGCAATGGCAACTGCGGGACGATCTATGCCGGCGTTGAGGAAACCGTTGAACCGGAACTGGTCGCTTATCCCAACCCCACCGAAGGCCCGCTCAACATCACGGTGCACGAAAGGGCGAACGTGGAAGTGATGGATGCGACCGGTCGTGTGGTCATGACCGTTCAACCCACAGTGGGGCTGAACGTGCTGGACTTGTCAGGACTTCGGAATGGCCTCTACACGCTCCGGACAGGCAAGGCGGTGGTTCGGGTGTTGAAGCTTGCCCGCTGA
- a CDS encoding T9SS type A sorting domain-containing protein encodes MPPSFLRIFSSALLVSATLGANAQYSNPESVEHDPVGDRYFVSNTGNGKIRQRDQAGTVTDFVTVSPAPYGIEIMDTAIYACSGGTVKGYALSTGAQVFNLNLGGNFLNGITTDGTFLYVTDFGNDEILKVDVAGNTFSPLASTSFTPNGIVYDPVGDRLVVVAWGGNAPITQVDKNTGAQSLLINSGFSNIDGITIDCLGRFITANWGNDQLHAFPADFSTAGISLGAAGLANPADIDFDEVNGRVCVANAGNNTITLFDVAACINGLEEPEVSNGVVFPNPTHGLVRLAGHRGALGGVQVLDASGRLVLSTVAANGVIDLSTLVPGLYSIVVPRSGIHAQVVLR; translated from the coding sequence ATGCCGCCATCATTCCTCCGCATTTTCTCGTCAGCGCTCCTGGTGTCAGCCACGCTCGGCGCTAATGCCCAGTACAGCAACCCCGAAAGCGTGGAGCACGACCCTGTTGGCGACCGCTATTTCGTGAGCAACACCGGGAACGGCAAGATCCGCCAGCGCGATCAAGCGGGCACGGTCACCGACTTCGTGACAGTGAGCCCCGCGCCCTATGGCATTGAGATCATGGACACCGCCATTTACGCGTGCAGCGGCGGCACCGTGAAGGGCTATGCGCTGAGCACCGGTGCGCAGGTGTTCAACCTCAACCTCGGCGGCAATTTCCTCAATGGCATCACCACGGACGGCACCTTTCTGTACGTGACGGATTTCGGCAACGACGAGATCCTGAAGGTGGATGTCGCGGGGAACACCTTCAGCCCACTGGCCAGCACATCCTTCACACCGAACGGCATCGTTTACGACCCTGTGGGCGACCGTCTGGTGGTGGTGGCATGGGGCGGCAACGCGCCCATTACCCAGGTGGACAAGAACACCGGTGCGCAGTCCTTGTTGATCAATTCGGGTTTCAGCAATATCGATGGCATCACCATCGACTGCCTAGGACGGTTCATCACGGCGAACTGGGGCAACGACCAGCTCCATGCCTTCCCTGCGGATTTCTCAACCGCTGGTATCAGCCTTGGTGCCGCTGGGCTGGCCAACCCCGCCGATATCGACTTCGATGAGGTGAACGGCCGCGTGTGCGTGGCCAATGCGGGCAATAACACGATCACCTTGTTCGATGTAGCGGCGTGCATCAACGGCCTTGAGGAACCGGAAGTAAGCAACGGCGTCGTTTTCCCGAATCCGACCCACGGGTTGGTCCGGTTGGCCGGACACCGCGGGGCACTTGGTGGGGTGCAGGTGTTGGATGCCTCGGGCCGCCTTGTCTTGAGCACGGTGGCGGCCAATGGGGTGATCGATCTGTCGACGCTAGTGCCCGGACTCTATTCGATCGTTGTTCCGCGTTCCGGCATTCATGCTCAAGTGGTGTTGCGTTGA
- a CDS encoding T9SS type A sorting domain-containing protein, translating into MLRPSLLLVSSLAVPCVSAQTAQFDITYGPMPPEFVTAFDHAAAIWAGILVSPVPIKVNVAFFPLGANALGITFPNGRRDFPNAPVANTWYASALANSIAGSELNPGENDIDIYFSNGPNWYTDTAGTPAANQHDFVSVALHELGHGLGFVGLAKKIGAEGSFGLLQQSDFAPLTTTFPWPQLDTLPGIFDRFIQAPTLEMLVDVPNPSTPLGSFFTCNNLNWNGPFALSASGGAEVRIYAPSVFALGSSCVHLNESTYPVNNPNELMTPFNSAGDVNHWPGTICLGILQDIGWTLAPGVGVHEHGTRSTLTIFPNPVEDELSIRTSSNMVNDVALIIDAHGRRVAEESALEAIDVSRLSPGIYSVALRITGAHARFVKQ; encoded by the coding sequence ATGTTGCGTCCCTCCCTCCTGCTCGTTTCCTCCTTGGCGGTGCCCTGCGTTTCGGCGCAAACCGCCCAGTTCGACATCACCTACGGGCCCATGCCGCCGGAGTTCGTGACGGCGTTCGATCATGCCGCTGCCATCTGGGCCGGCATCCTCGTTTCGCCCGTGCCCATCAAGGTGAACGTGGCCTTTTTCCCGCTCGGTGCCAATGCGCTCGGCATCACCTTCCCCAACGGGCGTCGCGACTTTCCGAACGCGCCAGTGGCGAACACATGGTATGCGTCCGCCTTGGCCAACAGCATTGCGGGTTCAGAGCTCAATCCCGGCGAGAACGACATCGACATCTACTTCAGCAACGGACCGAACTGGTACACGGATACGGCTGGCACCCCTGCCGCGAACCAGCACGACTTCGTTAGCGTGGCCTTGCACGAGCTGGGGCACGGACTTGGTTTCGTCGGTCTTGCAAAGAAGATTGGCGCTGAAGGATCGTTCGGGCTGTTGCAACAAAGCGACTTCGCGCCGCTAACGACCACTTTCCCGTGGCCCCAGCTAGACACGCTCCCGGGCATCTTCGACCGGTTCATCCAAGCGCCAACGTTGGAGATGCTGGTGGACGTTCCCAATCCCAGCACCCCGCTCGGTTCGTTCTTCACCTGCAACAACCTGAACTGGAACGGCCCTTTTGCCCTGTCCGCCAGCGGTGGCGCTGAAGTGCGCATCTACGCGCCAAGCGTGTTCGCGCTCGGGAGCAGTTGTGTGCACTTGAACGAAAGCACATATCCGGTGAACAACCCCAACGAATTGATGACACCCTTCAACAGCGCTGGCGACGTGAACCATTGGCCCGGCACGATCTGCTTGGGGATCCTGCAGGACATCGGGTGGACCTTGGCACCAGGGGTCGGCGTGCATGAACACGGAACCCGGTCAACGCTCACCATCTTCCCGAATCCCGTCGAAGACGAACTCTCCATTCGTACCTCATCGAACATGGTGAACGATGTCGCGCTCATCATCGACGCGCATGGTCGACGGGTCGCTGAAGAGAGCGCGTTGGAGGCTATCGACGTCTCCCGATTATCACCGGGCATCTATTCAGTTGCTCTGCGCATCACCGGTGCCCATGCACGTTTCGTGAAACAATGA
- a CDS encoding OsmC family protein, which produces MTTMEHHYALSTEWTGNNGTGTDGYRNYGRNHIIRIEGKPDLQCSADPTFRGDKSKHNPEELLVAALSACHMLSYLHVCVRNGVVVTAYSDNATGRMVTEGDGGRMTEVTLHPQVTVRDADMVEKANSLHSEASKLCFIASSVNFPVRHEPTCSAG; this is translated from the coding sequence ATGACAACGATGGAACACCACTATGCCCTTTCAACCGAGTGGACCGGCAACAACGGCACCGGTACGGACGGCTACCGCAACTACGGCCGCAACCACATCATCCGCATCGAAGGCAAGCCCGACTTGCAATGCTCTGCTGACCCCACGTTCCGCGGGGACAAGTCGAAGCACAATCCGGAGGAGCTGCTCGTTGCCGCACTGAGCGCCTGCCACATGCTCAGCTACCTGCACGTGTGCGTCAGGAACGGTGTGGTGGTGACGGCCTACAGCGACAACGCCACCGGGCGCATGGTCACCGAAGGCGATGGCGGCCGGATGACGGAAGTGACGCTGCACCCGCAGGTGACCGTGCGCGATGCCGATATGGTGGAGAAAGCGAATTCGCTGCACAGCGAAGCGAGCAAGCTCTGCTTCATCGCCAGTTCAGTGAACTTCCCTGTTCGGCACGAGCCAACATGCAGTGCTGGCTGA
- a CDS encoding nuclear transport factor 2 family protein codes for MSTLTRFYTAFAQRDWAIMGACYADDARFSDPVFPDLDATGVRAMWKMLLTTGTDLKVTFRVVEETAERGVCEWEAFYTFSKSGRKVHNIIRSKFDLRDGLIVRQRDHFGFWRWSRQALGITGTLLGWSPVLKNKVRASAAASLRRALA; via the coding sequence ATGTCCACCCTCACCCGCTTCTACACCGCCTTCGCGCAGCGCGACTGGGCCATCATGGGTGCGTGCTATGCCGATGATGCACGCTTCAGCGACCCGGTGTTTCCCGATCTGGATGCCACGGGTGTGCGCGCAATGTGGAAGATGCTCCTCACCACCGGCACCGACCTCAAGGTGACGTTCCGCGTTGTGGAGGAAACCGCCGAGCGCGGTGTGTGCGAGTGGGAAGCTTTCTACACCTTCAGCAAGTCGGGCAGGAAGGTGCACAACATCATCCGCAGCAAGTTCGACCTGCGTGATGGGCTGATCGTGCGCCAGCGTGATCACTTCGGCTTCTGGCGATGGAGCCGACAGGCGCTCGGCATCACCGGAACACTGTTGGGTTGGAGCCCCGTGCTGAAGAACAAGGTGCGTGCTTCGGCAGCGGCCAGTTTGCGCCGTGCGTTGGCCTGA
- the dnaE gene encoding DNA polymerase III subunit alpha, with the protein MKFSHLHVHTQFSLLDGAASIPALYKKAVADGQPAVAITDHGNMFGVFKFVAEAGKHKNEDGTPKVKPIVGCEFYLVADRHRKTFTREDRDQRVHQLLLAKNTVGYKNLSRLCSLGYIEGFYSKYPRIDKELLVQHKEGLIATTCCLGASVPRTILRKGEAEGEKEFRWWLDQFGEDYYVELQRHGIPEQDQVNVLLVKWARQYDVPIIASNDSHYVDQQDANAHDILLCVNTGEKQSTPKADDGDEDGSQKGKRFAFYNDEFFFKTQAQMAATFHDLPEALDNTNLIVDKVEALKLKQDILLPNFQVPPGFSDQDDYLKHLTYQGAIKRWLTPSQPSPEGKEHAGGEVLGGGIDSLDPAIKERLDFELFTIKTMGFAGYFLIVQDFINHGRDIGVLIGPGRGSAAGSAVAYCIGITNIDPIKYDLLFERFLNPDRKSMPDIDTDFDDEGRQKVIDYVVEKYGKQQVAQIVTYGSMAAKSSIRDVSRVLDLPLNEADRLAKLIPERPGIELERVLHAPLDGEGSLKTKENLNSDELDLVKQLRKIAEGEDLHADVLREAEKLEGSVRGTGIHAAGIIIAPKDLMEILPVCTSKESTLLLTQYDGKVVEDAGVIKMDFLGLKTLTIIRDALRLIDQNHGIQIDIDGIPLDDPKTYEIYQRAQTNGTFQFESVGMQKYLRDLKADRFDDLIAMNALFRPGPLEYIPSFIRRKHGQEKVSYDLPEMEDLLKDTYGITVYQEQVMLLSQKLAGFTKGDADTLRKAMGKKDRATLDKMKGKFMDGTAAKGLDPKVCEKVWKDWEAFAQYAFNKSHSTCYAFVAYQTAWLKANYPGEYMASVLTHSQGSIDKITFFMEECRRMGIPVLGPDVNESGLQFGVNKQGQIRFGLGAVKGVGEAAVQAIIEARQTDGPFTSVYDLMRRVNLRSANRKALESLAYAGAFDGFAKTHRAQFFHSAGEGKPTFMETLTRYGQQHQDGEDSSQVSMFDMAAEGAGIPEPPLPQIDPWSALEKLHHEKEVVGFYLSGHPLDDHRLVINHLCNTTLPQLQDLKPLAGREICFAGIVTKAEHRIAKSGKPFGTLTLEDHAGSHEFMLFSEDYLKHKLYLSTGTTLLLKGRASERTWGRDEGQLEFKFTSMDLLSDAKEKFFTKLNLRVDADRVSDDLTHELAALFKEHPGKCKVNVSLYSTAENVSVDLNAKAMTVGVSEELMDRLTTMADVEAKLG; encoded by the coding sequence ATGAAGTTCTCCCATCTCCACGTCCACACTCAGTTCTCTCTCCTCGACGGCGCCGCCAGCATTCCCGCGCTGTACAAAAAGGCCGTCGCCGATGGTCAGCCCGCCGTGGCCATCACCGACCACGGCAACATGTTCGGGGTGTTCAAGTTCGTGGCCGAGGCCGGAAAGCACAAGAACGAGGATGGCACGCCGAAGGTGAAACCGATCGTGGGTTGCGAGTTCTACCTGGTGGCCGACCGCCACCGCAAGACCTTCACCCGCGAAGACAGGGACCAGCGCGTGCACCAGCTGCTGCTGGCCAAGAACACCGTCGGTTACAAGAACCTGAGCCGGCTGTGCTCGCTCGGCTACATCGAGGGCTTCTACAGCAAGTACCCGCGCATCGACAAGGAGCTGCTGGTTCAGCACAAGGAAGGGCTCATCGCCACCACGTGTTGCTTGGGCGCTAGCGTGCCGCGCACCATCCTGCGCAAGGGCGAGGCCGAAGGCGAGAAGGAATTCCGTTGGTGGCTCGACCAATTCGGCGAGGACTACTACGTGGAGCTGCAACGCCATGGCATTCCTGAGCAGGACCAGGTGAACGTGCTGCTGGTGAAGTGGGCGCGGCAGTACGACGTGCCGATCATCGCCAGCAACGACAGCCACTACGTGGACCAGCAGGACGCCAACGCGCACGACATCCTGTTGTGCGTGAACACCGGCGAGAAGCAGAGCACGCCCAAAGCCGACGACGGTGACGAGGACGGCTCGCAGAAAGGCAAGCGCTTCGCCTTCTACAACGACGAGTTCTTCTTCAAGACACAGGCCCAGATGGCCGCGACCTTCCACGACCTTCCTGAGGCGTTGGACAACACCAACCTCATCGTGGACAAGGTGGAGGCCTTGAAGCTGAAGCAGGATATCCTCCTGCCGAACTTCCAAGTGCCACCGGGCTTCTCCGATCAGGACGATTACCTGAAGCACCTGACGTACCAGGGTGCGATCAAGCGGTGGTTGACCCCATCCCAGCCTTCCCCGGAGGGGAAGGAGCACGCGGGTGGGGAAGTCTTGGGCGGTGGTATCGATTCACTGGACCCTGCCATCAAGGAACGCCTCGATTTCGAGCTCTTCACCATCAAGACGATGGGGTTCGCGGGCTACTTCCTCATCGTGCAGGACTTCATCAACCACGGGCGCGACATCGGCGTGCTGATCGGTCCGGGCCGTGGTAGTGCGGCGGGGAGCGCGGTGGCCTATTGCATCGGCATCACCAATATCGACCCGATCAAGTACGACCTGCTGTTCGAGCGCTTCCTGAACCCGGACCGCAAGAGCATGCCCGATATCGATACGGACTTCGACGACGAAGGACGGCAGAAGGTCATCGATTACGTGGTCGAGAAGTACGGCAAGCAGCAGGTGGCGCAGATCGTCACCTACGGCAGCATGGCCGCCAAGAGCAGCATCCGCGATGTGAGCCGCGTGCTCGACCTGCCGCTCAACGAAGCCGATCGCTTGGCGAAGCTCATTCCCGAGCGACCGGGCATCGAACTGGAACGCGTGCTGCACGCACCGCTCGATGGAGAAGGCAGTTTGAAGACGAAGGAGAATTTGAACAGCGACGAGCTCGACCTGGTGAAGCAGCTCCGGAAGATCGCCGAGGGTGAAGACCTGCATGCCGATGTGCTGCGCGAAGCCGAGAAGCTGGAAGGTTCCGTGCGCGGCACGGGCATCCACGCCGCCGGGATCATCATCGCGCCGAAGGACCTGATGGAGATCCTGCCTGTGTGCACCAGCAAGGAATCGACGTTGCTGCTCACGCAGTACGATGGCAAGGTGGTGGAGGACGCAGGCGTCATCAAGATGGACTTCCTTGGGCTGAAGACGCTCACCATCATCCGCGATGCGCTGCGCCTCATCGACCAGAACCACGGGATCCAGATCGACATCGATGGTATTCCGCTGGACGACCCGAAGACCTACGAGATCTATCAGCGCGCGCAGACGAACGGCACGTTCCAGTTCGAAAGCGTGGGCATGCAGAAGTACCTGCGCGACCTGAAGGCCGACCGCTTCGACGACCTCATCGCCATGAACGCGCTGTTCAGGCCGGGGCCGCTGGAGTACATCCCCAGCTTCATCCGCCGGAAGCACGGCCAGGAAAAAGTGAGCTACGACCTCCCCGAAATGGAGGACCTGCTGAAGGATACATACGGTATCACCGTCTATCAGGAGCAGGTAATGCTCCTCAGCCAGAAGCTAGCGGGCTTCACGAAGGGCGATGCGGACACGCTGCGGAAGGCGATGGGCAAGAAGGACCGCGCCACGCTGGACAAGATGAAGGGCAAGTTCATGGACGGCACGGCCGCCAAAGGACTTGACCCGAAAGTGTGCGAGAAGGTGTGGAAAGACTGGGAAGCGTTCGCGCAGTACGCCTTCAACAAGTCGCACTCGACCTGCTACGCGTTCGTGGCTTACCAAACGGCGTGGTTGAAGGCCAACTACCCGGGCGAGTACATGGCCAGCGTGCTCACGCACTCGCAGGGCAGCATCGACAAGATCACGTTCTTCATGGAAGAGTGCCGCCGCATGGGCATCCCCGTGCTCGGCCCCGATGTGAACGAGAGCGGTCTTCAGTTCGGTGTGAACAAACAAGGGCAGATCCGTTTCGGCCTGGGCGCGGTGAAAGGCGTGGGTGAAGCGGCCGTGCAAGCAATCATCGAAGCGCGTCAGACCGACGGACCGTTCACCAGTGTGTATGACCTGATGCGCCGCGTGAACTTGCGCTCCGCGAACCGGAAAGCGCTGGAAAGCCTCGCCTACGCAGGCGCGTTCGATGGATTTGCGAAGACGCACCGCGCGCAGTTCTTCCACAGTGCTGGTGAAGGCAAGCCGACCTTCATGGAGACGCTCACACGTTACGGTCAACAGCACCAGGACGGTGAGGACAGCAGCCAGGTGAGCATGTTCGACATGGCTGCGGAAGGTGCGGGCATCCCGGAACCGCCCCTGCCGCAGATCGATCCGTGGAGCGCGCTGGAAAAGCTGCACCACGAAAAAGAGGTCGTTGGCTTCTACCTCAGCGGCCACCCGTTGGATGACCATCGGTTGGTGATCAATCACCTGTGCAACACCACACTACCCCAGCTCCAGGACCTCAAACCCTTGGCTGGTCGCGAGATCTGTTTCGCGGGGATCGTCACCAAGGCAGAGCACCGCATTGCGAAAAGCGGCAAACCCTTCGGAACGCTCACCCTGGAAGATCACGCAGGATCCCACGAGTTCATGCTCTTCAGTGAGGACTACCTCAAGCACAAGCTCTACCTCAGTACCGGCACTACCCTACTGCTGAAGGGACGGGCATCGGAGCGCACCTGGGGCCGGGATGAAGGGCAGCTCGAGTTCAAGTTCACGAGCATGGACCTGCTGAGCGATGCCAAGGAGAAGTTCTTCACCAAGCTGAACCTCCGCGTGGATGCCGACCGGGTGAGCGACGATCTGACCCACGAACTGGCAGCCCTGTTCAAGGAGCATCCAGGCAAATGCAAGGTGAACGTGAGCCTGTACAGCACTGCCGAGAACGTGAGCGTGGACCTGAACGCCAAGGCGATGACCGTTGGCGTTAGCGAGGAATTGATGGACCGGTTGACCACCATGGCCGATGTGGAGGCCAAGCTTGGCTGA
- the trxA gene encoding thioredoxin — protein MALEFTDSNFEELALKSDKPVMVDFWAEWCGPCRMVGPVVQELASEYEGKAVIGKLNVDTNPQVAMKYGIRSIPTILFLKNGEVVDRSVGAVPKATLATKLQGQLA, from the coding sequence ATGGCACTCGAATTCACGGACAGCAACTTCGAAGAACTCGCCCTCAAGAGCGACAAACCCGTTATGGTGGACTTCTGGGCGGAATGGTGCGGCCCCTGCCGCATGGTCGGCCCAGTGGTGCAGGAACTCGCCAGCGAGTACGAAGGCAAGGCGGTCATCGGCAAACTGAACGTTGACACGAACCCGCAGGTGGCCATGAAGTACGGCATCCGCAGCATCCCCACCATCCTGTTCCTCAAGAACGGCGAAGTGGTGGACCGCAGCGTGGGCGCAGTGCCCAAGGCCACGTTGGCCACCAAGCTGCAAGGTCAACTGGCCTGA
- a CDS encoding DUF58 domain-containing protein, protein MPIDNKEVQALSALEFKARQVVEGFLAGLHKSPFHGFSVEFAEHRIYNPGESTRHIDWKLYARTDKLFVKRYEEETNLRCQLVVDASSSMYYPQLKPEDTEGLNKIRFSVYAAAALTQLMRKQRDAVGLTVFTDEVKVAEQARSNAVHLRHITSHLESLLAIDAPAQGQKTSIVDALHDIAHRAPRRSLVVILSDMLDGGDQAAMFDALQHLRFNKHDIILFHVVDRSKELELQLEDRPYTFVDLENGEQVKAHPSEVREAYRSAMAEHWHQLKLKCGQYRIDLVEADINKGFSPILLEFLLKRARLY, encoded by the coding sequence ATGCCCATCGACAACAAGGAAGTGCAAGCGCTCAGCGCGCTGGAGTTCAAAGCCCGCCAAGTGGTGGAAGGCTTTCTGGCGGGCCTTCACAAGAGCCCCTTCCATGGGTTCAGCGTTGAGTTCGCGGAGCACCGCATCTACAACCCGGGCGAGAGCACGCGCCACATCGATTGGAAGCTCTATGCTCGCACGGACAAGCTCTTCGTGAAGCGGTACGAGGAGGAAACGAACCTGCGCTGCCAATTGGTGGTGGACGCAAGTTCCTCGATGTACTACCCGCAACTGAAGCCCGAGGACACCGAAGGCTTGAACAAGATCCGCTTCAGTGTGTACGCCGCGGCAGCGCTCACACAGCTCATGCGCAAACAGCGCGACGCCGTGGGCCTCACCGTCTTTACTGATGAGGTGAAGGTGGCCGAGCAAGCACGCAGCAATGCGGTTCATCTGCGGCACATCACGTCGCATTTGGAGAGCCTGCTGGCCATCGACGCCCCGGCACAAGGCCAGAAGACCTCCATCGTGGATGCGTTGCACGATATCGCTCACCGTGCACCGCGGCGCTCGCTCGTGGTGATCCTCAGCGATATGCTGGACGGTGGAGACCAGGCGGCCATGTTCGACGCCTTGCAGCACCTCCGCTTCAACAAGCACGACATCATCCTCTTCCACGTGGTGGACCGGAGCAAGGAGCTCGAGCTCCAGTTGGAGGATCGGCCCTACACGTTCGTTGACCTGGAGAACGGGGAGCAGGTGAAAGCCCATCCGAGCGAAGTGCGGGAGGCCTACCGCAGTGCCATGGCCGAGCACTGGCACCAACTGAAGCTCAAGTGCGGCCAATACCGCATCGACCTGGTTGAAGCGGACATCAACAAGGGCTTCTCTCCCATCCTGCTGGAATTCCTACTCAAACGAGCACGGCTGTACTGA